A region of the Apium graveolens cultivar Ventura chromosome 6, ASM990537v1, whole genome shotgun sequence genome:
ATCAGACTGGTGTCGTATGATTGAGGTCTGTGTCTCCCATTCCTTGGCATGTTCatcaacagtaggagttgcaggtaCCAATTTTGTTGGCTTGTAAGATCCATGATTGATTAtatcgagatattctggatctgtagcttccaatTGCAttagcatcttcaccttccatgtaggatattcagcctTCTTCAACATGGGATTTtgatactttcatacttgttcagagacatgtttagatcgtttctgataGTAAATTATCAGTCCGCTcggataccaattgttgcccagtaatgatacaattgtttaaggggggttggatataattgtataaatatttcgaacaagtaataaaaatataacatttctttatatttctgataaaaattgttacaaactctctcaagaaatactgatattcttgagagatgctaggtcgtacaatgctcAATTTAattcactatgtgatgacctaaactgtgtttatataatacacaattGCTGttaatcaatctaagatatgcattatcaaaacctaaccgaaactgatacatatctttaactgaatagataaagccCTATGACTCAGACGTAAGAGATATATATTCCTCAAACTAAGGAACAAAACAAATATTCTAAGCTGACTGCCTCCAGATAATGATGACATATAAATgttgatgatgtgtcaaatcctgacgacacatcaaatactgatgacacctGAACACAatcagatcctgagcttcttctgatcattgagaatcagcacgtaacagTGAGTCCTAGTCGAATTATTTCGACTAGAAACCTTTTTAAAGACCAAAATTTCCTCAATtaggatcctagtcaaaatttaGGTCATGAATTCTGGTTGAAAAACTTCGACTAAGATGTAAAAGCTGGCCAAAATTTCGAgcaggatcctagtcaaaatccaggttgtggatcctagtcgaaaaatagaaaaaaaatgaggaaaaaatcagaaaaaaatggAAAAATGGCAAACAATTCCAGGAAAATGTTTTTAATTATATGTAATGGTAACTGTAGTGATAAGAATAATTATATTCGGGGAACTGAATAGGTCGCGAAGCTCAAATCTGTTCCGTTAAAAGGGACAAGGAACCCTCTCTCAAGAATCTTGACCTTCTTAGAATACAGTGTGATTCAAGTTGGAAAAATATAAGTAGCCTTGAGAAAGGAAAAAcaattgtaaatgtgtaggtctcTCTGCACTTTACGCTAAAAATGATACCCTGCAAATGTTAGTGTttatgccttagagacaacactGTTATGTTCATATTATGAAAAATTTGGATTATTATGATTCTAGaaattattctttagtaatttattatatctctATTTTCcgtgataaaatgttagattaataaatgttcttgaaatatgatatgcaaatctatatctctaagtatatgacttagaaatgagattatgagaaatGTATTATTAATccctaaaggtccctagtcaagtattattgttaagggacgataataaatacgttgagactagtgtgattgttgactgatgatcacatctcattgatcataggtatggtgatactaaagtcagaacacaggcacatgtattaaatacatggtgctggattaacccgttgtgagatactacatctttaaagtgtcataagttaatctcacagtgataatgatataTTGGTCCTTCAACCTGAAATCATTATTTTCgatacgagaattaatatactttgatactattgaaagttatccttgaccgggtaatcataaaagtagacattgagtatattatgaatcgtatgaaaaatatgaatcatctagatgggatttagccctcttATATTAAAGGAGTGctattattggcctcttgattgagtaagactataaaatgcatggccgtgctcaaatattgatttgtttaatagtttactcattgatcaaggaaagaaggattaaacacttgcagaggatgacacaatgcatgcctcgagtttgatctacAATATAAGGCTAAAgcgattatattacattgtacattattcacgaaaggtttaattgaatcaccaaattattattattacttgggtagcaatgatgtattactagatgccactcattatttataattttattattggaaaattaaataattgtcaacgtaataataacctaaagggtcacacacaaaatGTTTATACGGAGTGTTATTTAAACTAtgaaatttaaatattttattattattaattaaatataattattaaattaattaagtgagacttgattaattgtatatatatatatatatatattagaattcgaatAATAATACAATACCAAAACATAATGGGTCTTTTGGAGGcccattaggtttagggttaggccCTAATCATCTCTCCCCTATATGtgcattaagatgtatatttttagggttagAAGTTGCATCACGTTTTTggagaaaaaccctagcagctctacatcctagagaggctagagagagagagagagaggaaaaggcaaccaaatcggctagtaccggctccggtgatcgttggacgatcagacgttcgtgtggatacctttggagagcagatcttcgcaAGGAGGGCTGCTAAGCCTCATCAAGATCAGGACGTCCATTATAATCAGAAAGAAATCTTTATTAAGTTAAATATCTATTCTCCGCAATCATTCAGTGTTTGTACATAGATCCTACGGTAGGGATTCGAAATTTTTTGATTTTCCGTTGTGGTTTAATACTCGAATCCCTAATAGCAAGGGCATTTAGAAACTTAACTTCTACAAAATCTTATATGTTTTCCTAGAAGTTGGGGGACAAATGATAGCAGATAAAAAATAATCTAATTGCGTAATAAATAAGCGCATCAACTAGACCTGATTTGGTCTAAACCCGGTAATTAAGGCTAAGTAATTAATATATCATTAATTAAACTTTAAGGGCCCGCATAtcaaaaatttattattaaattcgtATGTCATAAATCAGGTAAAATTGTGACTGAGAAAATAAGTTCAAATGGGACTGGAACTCTTAAAAGAGTAGGCGTGAGAAGCCTTGAGTCAGATTGGAGTTAGGAGACTTGGTCGGCAAGTCTTAGATTTAGACTGGACTTTGAAGTCATATAATGTATGAATTTGCGTCCTTATGGAAATGGGTGACttgattaagtgagacttaattattaAATCGGGTTTTCTGCtgtgtgcccatgggcacacGCCAAGAAGTATACCTTTACACTTTTTAATGACACTTAATGCCGGTCAGCTACTTTTTTCTTTATTCCCATAAACTTTTTTGTTCTCACTTTTTGATTTTAACAATGTTTAACCCTGTTTAACATGTCTTACTCCAAAGTTTTTTAATTTGTTTGTATAGTTCATGTgttctttttttttaatttattcatTTATCCAAATTACATATTTTTATAACAAAAAGATTCGACCactttaaaaatataaagaaTACTAACTAAAAAGATATAAATTCTAGAATATTGTGGCAAATCTTAATAATATTGTCATAAAACATTTAGAATTTTTTACAATATCGATAACTCTAGTAaaaattttattttcatttctcatttttttaaataaaagtaaaCTACTATTAATTTTAATAATAGTAGATTGGCCACCACTATTTATAAATTGACATATTCTAACTTTTTAATCATcgattattttatatataaatataaaaaattaaaagatGAACAAAAATGTTAAATAATTTTAACATCAATGTTAATAAAACTGTAGCTAAATATTTTCATATCGTCTTGTATGAAAAATTCAACAAAAAATTAATTACTTctaatattttcaaaatttaagaTGATAAATTGGGTTCAAACTTTCACTGTTGCAACACTTTTACTTTGTTTCTGAGGCCTTTACAAGTACGTATGGTTTTCTTCCTCTTTTTCCTTGTCTGGACATGTAGTATAGTTGTGACCTTTAATTTTACTTGCTTCATATTCACCTCTTTTCCTCCTTTTGATCCTTTACTCTTTGGACGCCCTTTGGTCTTTGATTTAGGACGACAACAAACAGGGCCAGCTAAATTAGCATCTTCAAAAATATTGCTTTCTCCCTGAGTCTCACTAACCACATCCACCACCCTTTCTTGATCAAATATTATCTTACTATGCCAACGCAGTGGAAATTTGTCCATTCTCtataacttcattcttttctgtATCACCTTGAGCATAATGTTGTACTACAAATCCCCCAACACTATTAGTGTGTACAGTATAATGAGTAGCTCTTTCAAACTGTTCTTGAAATTTTAAGAGAATGAAGTCAAGACTTTCTGTGCTTGGTCTTCCAGGGGAGACAAAGTACGTAGGGAAACTTCTCTATATTTCTCTAACATTCTAGCGTGCAACTGATTTTGTCCAATATCTTCGATAGCCAAATCAAcctataaaaatattaatatcaCAAATAAAATTACATCTTAATAAATAATGTTATGAAAAATAATAGAAAAGATACTTACATTTAACCTATATTTAacaatattaatattaaaatacaACTATATCATAATCAAactataacaaaaaaattaaaaaatacttACTTGCTTTGTACATTGGCTTAAACATATACGTGAACTTGTAAATCTCTTCATAAATGCATTGAAACTTTTAGATCTCCCAGTTGTGGTCATTCCAGCAAAAAAGTGTTCACGGAGATAAGTAGGTACCCAAGAATGCCTTATGTTGTACAAACCTAATACATGTGTGTTCTTCTCTAGCTTATATTTCTCAACCACTTCAGGACATCTATTTTCAAACTCATCATAAGTATCAAGTCTAAACAAACTATAAAAATCTGAACACCAATTAAAATATTGTTTACGGAGGATTCTTGTGAACTAACTACTAAATTTTGATGTAATGTGCCATATAAAAAAGACATGTTTAGTTAAAGGCATTTCTTCTACAATAGCTTGTGTCATCCAAGGATCTTGATCAGTTAATATTGATTTAGGAGGCTTATTCATTAGGGACATAAATGTCTGCATATAATATACATACACAAATATAtaaacaaacaaatatatatgtattttaattaaaaggacaattatatataaatataaaaaatgaacTTACCCTAATCAACCAAGAAAATATATTTTTAGTCTCATTACGGAGAAGAGCACATCCAAATAATATAGTCATACCATGATTGTCAATTCCAACAAATATACCCAATGGCATGTCATAAGCATTAATCTTGTAAGTTGTATCAAAGATCACAACATCTCCAAATGATTGATACCAAGTAAAAGAGTGAGCTGGCGACCAAAATATATGTTCCACTTTTCTTTCATCATCCAGTGTAACATAGTACTGAAAATTTTGGTTCTCCTCTTTAGCTATCTTgcaatattcaaaaaaatataatACATCATTTTTTGCTTGCTCACTACGAATTTTactaaaaaaattatgaatatcttTTGAGGTGAATGAAAGGTGAGCATTTCTAACATTCTTTTCAAACTCCATCACACACATGATTTGTTTCACACTAAGACCTTCATTTTTCAACAAAAGAATACGTCTTTCATCATCTTTTGTCATAAAACGTAAAATCTAAGAAAACGTACCTCTTCTTGTAAAAATAACTCATGATTATGTGTAACAATAAACTCAGTGACATGCCATTGTTCTGGAAAAATTTCAAAACTTTTCTTTAATGTTACCCTCATATAAGCTTTGCAATCATACCTAGTAGATGGAGTATTTCGTTGTTTCACTACTGGATCCACCATCTTTCAAAGTTGCAACCTTCACGATGACACACAAAATCTCTTCTCTTGATTTCTCCATCTTTATTTTTGTCAAATCTTGCTTTACGGATAGAAAAACCATATTGTTTAGCAAATTTGTGATAAAACAAGTATGTTTTTTCTTCAATCAGGAAACATTGGCGAGTGAAAGGCTCAAAGCTCATATTTTCattttcttgttcttcttcttcactagcttcctATTCTTCATCTTCAATGGCTTCTTCACAAGATTTGTTTAGATCAATATTATTCCTTTTCATCTTGTAAAAGTTTTAAGAAAAGATAGGgtttaagaaaaaaaaatgtgAAATAGGCGCAGTGAGTGTATATGAAACGATTATGCTTGAGTATAGTTATTTATAACAAATTAATAGTAAAATAAAGTTAGGTGACTAATTAAACTTAAAAGAAAGTAGacgaaaataatataaatttattaaaattaagatattaaaaaattattattaggTGACAAACAAAACTTTcatattaaaaattcatattaaaatattttttataaacaatttcgtaatattttttttataaactttcaaattttgtaattttgtaatattttttttataaacaaaacttataaaaaatattattaggTGACAAATAAAACTTTGATatgaaaatttattattat
Encoded here:
- the LOC141666295 gene encoding protein FAR1-RELATED SEQUENCE 11-like, with product MTKDDERRILLLKNEGLSVKQIMCVMEFEKNVRNAHLSFTSKDIHNFFSKIRSEQAKNDVLYFFEYCKIAKEENQNFQYYVTLDDERKVEHIFWSPAHSFTWYQSFGDVVIFDTTYKINAYDMPLGIFVGIDNHGMTILFGCALLRNETKNIFSWLIRTFMSLMNKPPKSILTDQDPWMTQAIVEEMPLTKHVFFIWHITSKFSNFYSLFRLDTYDEFENRCPEVVEKYKLEKNTHVLGLYNIRHSWVPTYLREHFFAGMTTTGRSKSFNAFMKRFTSSRICLSQCTKQVDLAIEDIGQNQLHARMLEKYREVSLRTLSPLEDQAQKVLTSFS